Proteins from one Gordonia westfalica genomic window:
- a CDS encoding putative phage holin, whose amino-acid sequence MELIADWALVVLAVLATVYTICYAAWQYWWKERVSLIYLGKSTLMSLVFLQISASVWAGTDYPGRAWIRFILYSGGAVMMLALLVMLLVLQYKTRRDRWAAGDFRRPWQVWRDEIRAWWAGRS is encoded by the coding sequence GTGGAGCTGATAGCCGACTGGGCACTTGTGGTGCTCGCCGTGCTGGCCACCGTCTACACCATCTGCTACGCCGCATGGCAGTACTGGTGGAAGGAGCGGGTGTCACTCATCTACCTAGGCAAGTCGACCCTGATGTCGCTGGTCTTTCTCCAGATCTCGGCGTCAGTGTGGGCGGGTACTGACTATCCGGGGCGGGCGTGGATTCGATTCATCCTGTACTCGGGTGGCGCCGTGATGATGCTCGCGCTCCTGGTGATGCTGCTGGTGTTGCAGTACAAGACCCGCCGTGACCGTTGGGCGGCAGGCGACTTCCGCCGGCCATGGCAAGTGTGGCGCGACGAGATCCGAGCATGGTGGGCAGGACGGTCATGA
- a CDS encoding DUF7620 family protein, which translates to MWGFKTKGASAHEVDARSKRNARSAEEARSESARLAERARPVQRELRDQLERNHWAELIFGRLN; encoded by the coding sequence ATGTGGGGATTCAAGACCAAGGGGGCGAGCGCGCACGAAGTTGATGCGCGCTCGAAGCGAAACGCGCGATCGGCCGAAGAAGCCCGGTCCGAAAGCGCACGGCTCGCCGAACGGGCGCGGCCGGTACAGCGGGAGCTTCGTGACCAGTTGGAACGCAACCACTGGGCCGAGCTGATCTTCGGAAGGCTGAACTAG
- a CDS encoding PE-PPE domain-containing protein gives MIELLWVDGTWAPRGGSPASEALRRALDPRKVKFTYVPYPADFGPATGMGDLSYEESKAIGAAALDRAVTESRELVVVGGYSAGAAVAVKYARDILPRRPRHQVLAVATLGDPHTPVHHGRSGIAGALHVPRPRFTEWAPGDPIADLPLGSPLRTVADLTGWMSVRTPEAARAWAFKTAERLAVAQPWWNPFRWPDFARAGEDIRNYLGTAHSTDYDGGGHAKRLARMIEGVS, from the coding sequence ATGATCGAACTTCTCTGGGTCGACGGAACTTGGGCACCCCGCGGCGGCTCCCCCGCGTCGGAGGCGCTGCGCCGCGCGCTCGACCCCCGCAAGGTGAAGTTCACGTATGTGCCGTACCCGGCCGACTTCGGCCCGGCGACCGGCATGGGCGACCTGTCGTATGAGGAGTCGAAAGCGATCGGCGCGGCAGCGTTGGATCGAGCTGTCACCGAATCCCGCGAACTCGTGGTCGTCGGCGGCTACAGTGCGGGCGCGGCGGTCGCAGTGAAGTACGCGCGCGACATCCTGCCTCGGCGGCCTCGCCATCAGGTGCTCGCCGTCGCGACGCTGGGCGACCCGCACACGCCGGTGCATCACGGCCGGTCCGGGATCGCCGGGGCGCTGCACGTCCCGCGGCCTCGGTTCACCGAGTGGGCGCCGGGTGATCCGATCGCCGACCTGCCGCTAGGTTCACCGCTGCGCACGGTCGCCGACCTAACCGGGTGGATGTCGGTGCGCACACCCGAGGCCGCCCGCGCCTGGGCGTTCAAGACCGCTGAACGTCTGGCGGTGGCGCAGCCGTGGTGGAATCCGTTCCGCTGGCCCGATTTCGCGCGTGCGGGGGAGGACATCCGCAACTATCTCGGCACTGCGCATTCCACGGACTACGACGGTGGTGGCCACGCTAAGCGGTTGGCCCGCATGATCGAAGGGGTGAGTTAG